In Elusimicrobium sp., one genomic interval encodes:
- the nadE gene encoding NAD(+) synthase, with the protein MTFQAQKVKQDLIHWLQDIFANNGPTCKAVLGISGGKDSTIAAALCVEALGKERVFGVLMPNGVQRDIEDARAVVNHLDIPHCEINIQSPYQDILQNISSHTLVSEQAKINLSPRLRMATLYAVSQSVNGRVINTSNLSEIWVGYSTRYGDSAGDFAPLSQLTVTELKQLGHLLDLPAFLVDKTPEDGLSGKTDEEKMGFSYQVLDQYIRTGRCDDPLLKQLIDKRHNDNAFKRKPMPFFPYDPKA; encoded by the coding sequence ATGACTTTTCAAGCCCAAAAAGTAAAACAAGATTTGATTCATTGGTTACAAGATATCTTCGCCAACAACGGCCCCACTTGCAAAGCGGTATTGGGGATTTCCGGGGGGAAGGACAGCACTATCGCCGCCGCTTTATGTGTGGAAGCACTAGGCAAAGAACGGGTGTTCGGGGTGTTAATGCCCAACGGCGTACAGCGCGACATCGAAGATGCACGCGCAGTTGTGAACCACTTGGATATCCCCCACTGTGAAATCAACATACAAAGTCCTTATCAGGATATTTTGCAAAACATATCCTCTCATACCTTGGTTTCGGAGCAAGCCAAAATCAACCTGTCCCCCCGCCTACGCATGGCCACGCTGTATGCGGTATCGCAATCTGTCAATGGACGAGTCATCAACACATCAAACCTCTCCGAAATATGGGTGGGTTATTCCACCCGATATGGAGACAGCGCAGGGGATTTCGCCCCTTTATCTCAATTAACCGTAACTGAATTAAAACAATTGGGGCATCTGTTAGATCTGCCGGCTTTTTTGGTAGACAAAACCCCGGAAGACGGTTTAAGCGGAAAAACCGACGAAGAAAAAATGGGTTTCTCCTACCAAGTACTGGATCAATATATCCGCACGGGCCGTTGCGATGACCCCCTACTGAAACAACTTATTGATAAACGCCACAACGACAATGCGTTCAAAAGAAAGCCCATGCCCTTTTTCCCTTATGACCCCAAGGCTTAA